CACTGCGTTTAGAGAACACCAAGGGTCTACTGTATCTGTGCCTGTGAGGCACAGGGTGTCCCCTCGGGCTAGGTGCCTCTGCCCTGTGGTCACACAGGGGCCTCCTGAGCAAAGGTGGTAGGCTCACATGGCCGGACAGGCCATCGGGATAGGGAAGAGAGACGTACCGCATGAAGATCACTATGTTGTGCACCAGGATCTCAGGTACCGTGCAGAAGAAGCTACCGAACAGCAAATATGGAAatagtcagttttttttttgttttttttttttttaaaagcctcagTAGAAGAGTGCAGAGTTACACCGTCCTGTTTGGGGTGCCCCCCTCCCCCTTCCGACCTAAGTGCTGCCAAGGCTTGCCAGCTCCCAGTCCCTGCCACTGCCATTTTCATCCTCCCACAGCGTCATaccactttctgtttttttcaaacCCATCACATAAGTGCTGGAGCTTGGTAACGTTTTTAGTGGCTTAATGTTCTCTTTTAGAAATTCCAGCACTTCTGTCACATATCAAATAATACATTCTTCAAATACAcacataataataatacattcttCAAATAAATCTCAAGACATCCAAAGCCAGGGAAGCTATAGGCCAAAAGCTGAGATCTAAGGCAGGACCAGGCCCCAATCAATGGAGTATGACTTTGAATCCCTTTCCTCCAGTAGAGAGCACACACAGAGAGAACAGTGTCCTTACTACACATAGGAAAACggtcctcccatctcggccttcccGGTAAAATTCACCTGAAAATAAGATACCAGAGTTGGTCTGTGGCCAAGCAGGCTTGACACAGAACAGTATTATTATTAGCAATCCAAAGACCTTGGGTCATTCTTCCATCACATGCAAAATACTTCCCTGAGATTGTCCCTAATATAGTCTATGAGCCTCTAATTGATACTGCCAACCTCTTCCCTTTTGAGAGGCCAATGGACCTCAGGCTGTAACACTGCTGCTTCTTATTTTGTAGCAAATCTTTTTCTCTTACAAATTATTCTGCTCCCCAAATGCTTAAATGATAGCTGTTTTTTCTcacaattatttataattacaggGCCCAACAGGTCTTCCTCATCACCAGTTCCTACAAGTAGAAATGAAGAgacaaaaaggaaagtgacacagCTATGGCATTCCTACAGCCCCCTACTCTTCTCTTAGGCCTGTGGGGCAAGATTCCTAAAATAACAGCATACCAGTTGCTCACTCCGAGGTGGAATAAGGGAGACGTTAGTAGTCACATATGTACCGACCACTGTGTTCATGTACTGAATCTGGCTGGACAGGCTGGTCACTGCCACCGTGTAGAAGTTGGAGTTCCTGATTTTCAGGGTGGCCTACATCAGGGCAAGTCAGGAAACAAGTGTAAGTGTCCTGGGTCCCAGCCTGGCAGGTGCACAACCCAGGGAATGAAACCCTAAGGCTTACCATGATGGTGAGAATTACAAGGGAGTCTTGCTTATTAAATGTGACTTTCACCACTTTGATGCCGTCATCATCCACAAGGACTGAATGCGGAAACAGgaagaaaaccaccaaaccagATGCCAGGAGACAAAGCAGGATGGACAGGAGGACATATTGCTTACTGCAAATGACAAAGCACATGACCAACCCAGGCAGTCAGATATCAAGGTTCAATGTGTCAAGATTAAACACAAAACCAGGAAAGAGAAGGGAGTTGAAAGGGAAGTTCCAAGAGCCAGGAACCATAAACCAGTTAAGAAGCAGTGAAGCAGGAGAAACCTTTTAAAACTCCTTTAAACACTGCACTCTGGGAAGAAAAGCTGAAGAAAGGAGCTATGTGGACAGAGACAGTCCCACACCTCCCAGAACACTCCACTTTCCCAGTTTCTTCTGATTCCATTCCTTGACCTTCAAAGCATTTCCAGCTTCAAGTTTCTTTCCCCAGATTGTGATGGGGGCAGAGATATCTTGCTTGGGCAAACAGTTATAAGGAAAATGGGGAACTTATAAGAACATGTGTAGTTTTCAAAGAATTAACTGGCATTCATACATACAGAAAGAGATTAGGGACAGAAGTAGGTATTAACAGGTGAGAAGCAGGTAACTCACGTTCGCTGAGGGCGCAATCTCTGATCGCTGTGTGGGATCAAAGCCACCAACTCATTCACTTGCTCTAGAAAAGAGCCaaacaattattttgtaaatCCCATGTGTTGGCAGTACTTCCTTCACGTCTCACTTGAGCCTGCCACAACAAATATTCTTCTGGaatgagacattttaaaaaatactagtgAAATTCACATGTTGGGTCTAATGAACAAGAAACAAGAGAGTGCCACAAATTATAAAACATCTATCAGTGCTGCCAGGGTAGTGATGTGGAAGTTGAAAAACCTGGGATCCTGTTCTGGCTTTACTACATGGGCTTGGCAGAGTCGTTGAATCTCTCAAGGCCATGGTTTCCTTGCCTTTCATATGGAAGCTTTGGAGTAAATGATTTCGAAGGTCCTAACCAGCTCTAAATTTCTGTGACTCTCCAGCTAAACTGTTAAAGACTTTCTGAGGACCAATTTGTTAATAGTAATAGATGATCCTGTACCAAGGCTAAGtatttgtctctctctcctgaCCTGATATATTTTTCTGACCTTAGGCTGTTAAGGATTAGCTACCCATTTCCTTGAAAAGCAGCTTCCAAGATGGTTCCCCCGCAAAGCTGTCCCAATCCTTGTGACAGCGATAAAGAAATGTGCCTGTCAACAAATCCCACAACACAGAGCGAACTGAATGTTCCAGACCTCAGGAAAGAACAAGAGTGGaggtaaagaaaagaagaaagagttggAAAaataaggagaggaagaaaagttgCAGAACTGCCCAAGTGTATTAAGTCAGTTGAGCTGGCTCCTGTCCAGGGCACTGTCTCTATTATGGTATTACTGCCCAGAAGAAAAGTTGTCTGGGCAGACAGGAGAACTCTGAGGATACCTTGGGATTCTCATCAGGGAATCATCCCTCCATGATCACCTGTTGGAATGTAGCCTGTCCCCTGGCACGTGAGACAGGTGATGCTATCTCTCCCGGTGAATTCCACATATGGGAACTGAGCAATGGCTTCTTCCTGCTCTCTTTCAGCCAGCAAACCGTCCCTGTCATCTTCTTGCTTTCGCCTGCAGGAGGAGGGGCGAGCAGCAGCGGAATGCTGAGACCCCATGGCCGTGATATGCCACTGGTGTCATGTCCTAAGATGAAAAGAGGGAGTGCACGTTAGCGGCCCCAGTGAATCACGACAGAAATCGCTTGTttctataagaaaattaaaaacgcAAAAATGACAAGTTGCCGCCCTGAGTGTGGTCCCAACACCTGTACGATTTCTATCGGACCCTCATTTTGTAGTAGTGCTACCCACTCCCCTCTTACCCGCCACACACAGCcggcgggggtggggagggggaacgGGGCCTGCCTTTCACGCACCTGCCTCGATCCTCACCGCCCTGGGACTTGGGGCACCCCCGCTCCCACCTGGTCCAGCCTCGCCCCTTCCTCTTCACTATTTGTAAGCTCTATGCCCCTCCTCGAGCAACAAACAGGCACCAAACTGATAACCGGCCTTAACGATTCCCATTCCTCTCCACCCCCCAGCCCCAGGAGGCGGGCTCAGGTCACGCCCCTTGGCAAAAAGCGATGCTCTGAGCCCACCAAAGTGGCCCAGGCAGGAGCGAACGCCAGCGTCGCAGACCTGCAGGGCACGAACTCCCGGCAGCTCCTCTCCGGCCGCTCCCCCGACCACCTGCCAGCTTGAGGACTTACCAGCCTCTTCGGTCGGCGGAGCGGCACGCACTCAGCGCGCAGGCGCCAAATACCAAGCCCGCTAGGAGAACGCGGGCGCGCGCTCGCGCGCTCGCGCGTGCGCTCTTCGCGGCTCCGGAGGCCTTCCCAATATCGCAGCTGTCTGGCTCCCTCGGTTCCGGTAGAGGGCGGCAGAGAGCGCCGGGGAGCCGCGACCCTTGCTGTTGGGCCGCGGTAGTCCGCGGAGTCGGGACGATGCTCTGCTGTTCGCTAGATAGGCTGGGAAAGGCTCCAGCCAAGTTTCCAGAGCAAAACACTTCTCTGCTGCGAGAGGAGGAAGGTGCTGCCGGCTACCGAAGCCATTCTGAAATATTCTTTATAGTACAGGAGCTGTGTAGTCGCTGAGGGTACACACATGCGGAGCATCCAgagaaactgcctttgcaaaaattgtaagtgagaaaattatgacagtgaaagagatctgacttaCCCAGTTCcgtcttgcttctaacctccgaactgcccttgttcattcctgggtataggccaaactaactttgggaggaatttagtttatagttgaACTTCGAAGCAAAGATAAAAGCCCTTccccaaaacaaacccccttcttgcctggggaccagactgcctttgtaagactaacaaattagccacaagattagaaattatggtttaggagtcatccAGACAGAGGTCACAAGATTCCAAACCTTCCCTATTGCTCCaagggataacatcactattgtaaaatctAAGATCGGTGCTGGGGatatttttcagaccctgcatTCTGAGGCACCAGCTGGCAGTACCCAGACCAGTTATCTGGCTCAGCCAGTTCTGcaatcccacccaggaacagaaaacagcaaGAAGAACCCACTTAGAcccccctatgatttcatctccaacctgaccaatcagcactccccactgcCTGATACCTACCAGCCGaattatcctttaaaaaccccagtcTCTGAATTATCGGGGAGACTTATTTGAGTGATAAAACTCTGGTGTCTCATTCAgccggctctgcatgaattaaaatctccattgcaattcccctgtcttgatgaatcaGCTCTGGGCAACGGGCAAGGAGAACCCGTCCGGCAATTATATCAGAACCTGTCCTCAGTCCAGGAGGGGAACCAGAGGCTTCATCAGACCCCTCCAATAGTGTAGATAAAAGTGCTGCTGGAAGTCTCACAAGTCAGAGGGGCCCAGTCTGGGGGAAACCTTCCATGGGGAGTCCTGCTGGCTTCTCGCAGGAACGGACCCCACAGCTGAGCTTTGCAAGCCAATTAGGTGCCAAGAGGCACCAAGGAGTAGATTCATTCGGTAGTAGGGTCCCCCTTCCCCAGACCTCCACAAAAAAGGCACGTACGTAAGAGGTTAGAAAGCACTTttcgtttgtttatttgttcgtttgttttgagatggagtcttgctctgtcgaccaggctggagtacagtggcacagtctcagctcactgcaacctgcgcctcccgggttcaagcgattctcctgcctcagcctcacaagtagctgggattacaggcgcacaccaccacacctggctaatttttgtatttttagtggagaccgggtctcaccatgttgaccaggctggcctcaaacccctgacctcaggtgatctgcccaccttggcctctcaaagtgctgggattacaggcgtgagccactgtgcccggcctagaggGTACTTTTTAATGGGTGGGTTTCTTTGTTCATACTGCCAGGTTGAGCTTAGCCTGCAGCAGCAGGAGTTGAGTACAGACATTAACCAGGTGAAATTATTAAAGATGATGCTAGGGGAGAGGAGATATTCTGAAATGGGATGAATAAGGGGCCCACTTGGCAATAGAgagtgaggctgaggctggtgaccCCTCAGGTTTCTGCCACCTctgtattttcctctttctcctgtgGGGAATGCCAATGTACCTGCTGTTGTGTAGCCATCTGCCTGACCACTGGCCACAATCAGCCCACTAAGTCTTTAGTAAGAGGCAACAAGGACCCTCTACTTCCCCTCTCACATCTCTGATCCACCTCTTCTCCTTCTTGAAacgttttttttttcatctgttggGTCACAGAAAACGATTCCCCAAAATATGGTGTTTGAGCATACTGAGTGCTtttgagaattaaaagaaaacaagcctCAGAATCAAGGTACCTCTAACCTTGTCTTGTTCCTCCCCTCAACCCCAAGCACAGGGGAAGACTCTCTCTGGAATTTCCTTGTCTCAccaagaaagcttttttttttttttttttgagacagggttttgctctgtcgtccaggatcaagtacagtggtgccatcacagctcactgaagcctcaaattctggggctcaagcagtcctctgtgaaacaaaaataaagctaaGTCTTCTCTACCCCCAGCCATCTGCatggacccctcctctcagccaagggcattccaaagttaacctgaaaaactagttcaggccatgatgggaagggggagTCAGACATGCCTCGCTAccactgtgaaagaaaaataaatctcaggacccccaaaTCATGAAGTCAAGGGAAAGGTCAAGCTGGAGACTATGTCAGACAATTCTGCctcctattttatttctaaataaggtagCTACAAAGATCAAAATTACATatctccctcacaatttgcccacaaggaatttccttgtggacaaaggacagacatgACTCAAAGTCATCTTTCtgaggctcacctgagacaaatgtgTATTCGATTGCCTCCTCTGCCCTACGGTGTATGTAAAAATGCAGGTGtactgagccagactaaattgtgtattcaatGGAAGGCGGATGtaggactcaaaagaatgcaaccttttttCTCTTATCTACTTCTGACCTGAAAGACCCCCACCTCGGCACCCTTCGAGTTGTCCCGCCTTACTGGACccaaccaatgtacatcttacacataattattgatgtctcatgtctccctaaaatgtttaaaagcaagctgtacctgactaccttgggcacatgtcgttaggacctcctgaggctgtgtcacaggaaTGTCCTTAACCTTGTCAAAATAAACTCCTAAATTAATTGAGACTTATCTCTGATACTTTTTTGGATGATACCTCCCAcgtcaacctcccaagtagttgggaccataggtgtgcaccaccacgctgggctaatttttaaatttttactggcGATGGGGTctccccctgttgcccaggctggtctcaaactcctgggctcaagcagtcctcctgcctcagcttcccaatgtgctaggattacaggcatgagccactgtgcctggccaagaaaacttcTTACCAAGAGTTTGTATCCCATCCCTGAAATATCATGATCTATGGCAGAGAAGAAGACTGAAGAATGCAATCATGCTTGGATGGAATTTTTCACAAGATAATGCCTGCCTTTCCTGCTCATTCAAATTGcaaagagaatcatttacaaGTTAATGTGTCTGCCTTGTCTATTCATTCTCCCTAATCATTTACTGCCCCTCAAAAGAATTGCTTACATTCCCCATCTTCTCTCTCCCCTGTAAAGAAGGGTTgtatccattctcacactgctataaagaactacctgagactgggtaattatgaagaaaagaggtttaattgaatcacaattccacaggctgtacaggaagcatgggtgggaggcctcaggaaacttacaatcatggcagaaggtaaatggaaagcaaacacatcttaccatggcagagcagcAGAGAGTGAAGGgaaaagtgccacacacttttaaaccatcagatcttgtgagaactcactcactatcacgagaacagcccccatgatccaatcacctcccatgaggcccctcctccaattcaacatgagatttgggcaggggtACAAATCCAAACTGTGTCATTCCACCCCGGCCCTCCCAAgtctcatgtctttctcacattgcaaaatacaattatcCCTTCTCAgcaatcccccaaagtcttaactcatcccagcattaactcaaaagtccaagtccaaagttgttacaggaaaggggtcccgatccagatcccaagagagggttcttggatctcgctcaagaaagaattcagggctagTGTGCAgcgcaaagtgaaagcaagtttattaagaaagtacactttgggaggctgaggcaggtggatcacgaggtcaggagatcgagaccatcctggctaacatggtgaaaccctgtctctactaaaaatacaaaaaattagccgggcatggtggtgggtacctgtagtcccagctactcaggaggctgaggcagaagaatggcgtgaacctgggaggcagagcttgcagtaagccgagattgcacccctgcactccagcctgggcgacggagcgagactccatctcaaaaaaaaaaaaaaaaaaaaaaggaaagtaaaggaataaaagaataaaagaatggctacttcataGACAGGGCAGCCACAAGGGCTGCTGTTTGCctgtttttatggttatttcttgatgatatgctgaacaaggggtggattatggattattcatgcctcccctttgtagaccatatagggtaacttcctgacgttgccatggcatttgtaaactgtcatggcactggtgggaatgtggcagtgaggacgaccagaggtcactctcatggccattttggttttggtaggATTTAGCTGGCTTCTTTCCTGCAGGCTGTtatatcagcaaggtctttataacTTGTATCTtttgccgacctcctatctcatcctgtgacttagaatgccttaacggTCTGGGAAttcagcccagtaggtttcagcctcattgtacccagctcctattcaagatggagttgttctggttcacatgcctctgacaaagtctcatttgagacaaggcaagtcccttctgcctatgagcctgtgaaTTCAAAAACaatttagttacttccaagatacaatggaggtactgGCATTGAGTAAATGcttccattccaaatgggagaaattggccaaaacaaaggggctacaggccccatgcaagtttgaaacacaatagggcagtcattgaatctttttatttttttgagacggggtctggctccattgcccaggctggagtgcaggggtatgatctcagctcactgcatcctctgcctcctgggctgaaaccaccctccctcctcagcctcccaagtagctgggactacaggaatgtaccaccatgcccagctaatttgtgtgtgtgtatttttttcttttttggtagagatggggttttgccatgttacccaggctggtctcaaactcctggcctcaagcaatcctcttgtctcagtctcccaaagtgctaggattacaggtgtgagctaccacacccagccaaatcttaaagctccaaaataatctcctttgactccacgtcTCACATTCAGAGCATGCTGATACAAGCAGTGGGCTCCTAAGGCTTtggacagctctgcccctgtggctctgcagggtacagcccctttggctgctttcatgggctggtgttgagtgcctactacttttccaggtgcacagtgcaagctgtcagtggatctactgttctagggtctggagaatggtggccttcttctcacagctccactaggcagttccccagtggggactctgtcggggctccaaccccatatttcccctCCACaatgccctagtagaggtttttcatgagggctctgcccatgcagcagacttctgcctggacatccaggcatttccatacatcctctaaaatctaggtgAAGGCTTCCAAGCCTCAGCTCTTGCCTTCTGCACACCTGCAGACCCAACACCGTATGGAAGCCACCAACACTTGGGGCTtgaaccctctgaagcaacagcctgagctttaccttggccccttttagccacagctggagctggagcggCTGGGAGGCAGGGTGCCATGTCCTGATGCTGCCCAGAGCAGcagaggccctgggcctggcccatgaaaccatttttccctccaagGCCTCCatgcctatgatgggaggggctgccacaaagatctctgacatgtcctggagacattttccccattgtcttggttattAACATTCAGATCCactttacttatgtaaatttctgcagctggcttgaatttcaaCCTGCCCCCACCAAgctgaagtctcactcttgttgcccaggctggggtgtagtggtgcaatcatggctcactgcaacttctgcctcccaggttcaagcaattctcctgtctcagtctcctgagtagctgggattacaggtgcccgccaccaagcctagctaatttttatattattagtagagacagagtttcaccatgttggccaggctggtcttgaactcttgatctcaggtgatccaccctcctcagcctcccaaagtgctgggattataggcatgagccaccgtgcctggcatccagcttgaatttcttcccagaaaataggtttttcttttctaccacatggtcaggctgcaaattttccaaacttttatgttctgcttcccttttaaacataagttctgaTTTCAGATAATCACTTTGTGAACACATACAACTGTACACTGTTAGGAGCAGCCAGCtcaggtcacctcttgaatgctttgctgcttacaaATATCTTCCACCAGataacctaaatcatctctctcaagttcaaagtgccacagatctctagggctggggcaaaatgctgtcagtctctttgctaaagcatagcaagaatgacttttactccagttcccaataagttcctcatctccatctgagaccacctcagcctggacttcattgtccatgtcactatcagcatcttggtcaaaaccattcaacaagtctctaggaagttccaaactttcccacaccttcctgtcttcttctgagccctccaaactgttccaacctctgcccattacccagttccaaaattgcttccacattttcaggtatctttatagcaatgccccacttctgGTATCAGTtttctgtattaatccattctcacactgctatgaagaactacctgaaactggtAATTATGAAgaatagaggtttaattgacttacagttttgcaggctgtgcaggaaggatgggtgggaggcctcaggagcttagaatcatggcagaaggtgaagggaaagcaagcacaGCTTACCATGgcggagcaggagagagagagtgaagggaaagtgccacatgcttttaaaccatcagatctcatgagaactcactcactatcatgagaacagccccccatgatccaatcattcCTGCCAGGCCCCTCcaccaattcaacatgagatttgggcagggacacaaatccaaatcatATCGAGGGTATATAAACTTTTGTATCCCATTTCAGGGCTGGGCTAATCACTCTATGATTCCCTCTTCCCCCACTCCCCTTCCATgcatattaataaaatttgtatgcctttttttctattaatctgccttttttcagttaattttcaGCAAACTTCCCCTACCGTTTTGGCACTGTGAGCAGCACATCAGTGCTGCTCTGCTCTTCTGGAAGCTGCCATGAAAAGAACTCAGGACCTCACAAGTCAGAAGAAGGGTAAGAAATTTTTACCAGCCAGGCTCTCAAtctctctttctgtggaatctggttgagcaaatggtaaaaaaaaaaaaacactgcctttttctctcccaaATCTTGATTAATGGGAGAAAAGCATTTGTGCGACTAGTCTTGGGTATGGCAACTCTGGTGTACTTTTCGAATGAATATTCATGTTGTCTGGTCCTTTTTCCTCCCAGAAATCctgttttcctttgtctttgtctttctgtgttctcATGCCATAAAGTGGGTACCATAGCGTAGAACATACGCCTAAAACCCCTAAAGCCTGCTGTTCGATTCAGCCTTGCAGACTGGTCTATTTGTGGTACTGATCAGTCTGGTGTCTATTTAGAAAAACCACTGAGTACCCAAAATAAAAACTGGATGAAGTCCCCCTCTCGTCTTGTCTTATGTCGTTGAGAGCCTGACTTGTGACCAAGTGGGAGCCCCTTCACAGGAAAAGGGGGCAGCTTTCCCTTTGCTCCTACACATCTCTCTCCTTGCAAGTTCTATACCAGTTTTTATTCCTCAGTTAACCAAATCCGATGTTGTTGGTGGCAGCAAATGatcaactaaaaatacatttctcaGCCTCTCTTGCAGACAGAGGTGGCTGTGTGACACAGTTCTGGCCGATGGGGTGTAAGAACTTGTGTGGAAGTTCCAGGAAAGCTCCTTAAAAGGGATGGAGACTCGACTGGTCCTTTGACCTTCCTCTTCCTGCTTGGAATTTGAACTTGATGTTGGAGATGGGGCAGCTGTCTTGTGACAGTAAGAAGTATATGCTAAGGGAGGCTGGGTAGAAGGGTAAAAGGAGCCTGAACCCCTGATGGCGTTGTAGCCATGGTGAGGCCCTGACTGCCTCACCTCTGAGCTCTCATTAAATGAGACAAATAGCCCCTCAAAATCATGTAAGCCTGGTCTTTTGGGTGTCTCTTTTTCCTGGTGGGATGCAATCCTAACATGCAGATACAGAGCTAGTAAAGATAAAAGACTGGATCTTATAACAAGAAGAATGACTGCTTTGACCACATACCATGTAGGCCATGCTGAGATTTCTAACCTCTTCCAACTTCAGCCCTCGGGGCACATGCCCTTTGAGAGGGAGGCCCCTTGCCTGACTGAGGCCTGTCTTCCGAGTTAGGCTTTCCTGCCTGAGGACCTGCCTCTATAGGTAATTCACGTGGAGAGCACCTCTAGTGAGAGCCCATTCTCTAGGCACGTGGGTGTTGCCTCACTTTATGGCCTCTCTTGGACACCCTGCCAAGGACAGGAAGCAATAAAcctagtatctgcaagtggatggaCAGTGGGTGGTTTAGACTGTCCCAGAAACAGGAAAATGAGGAGGCAGCAGCCTGATTCATACAGCTTAAGACGAAGAGGAGCCTAGAAGGAGATTGAGAACTGTGGATGCCTTGAAAAGGGAGGGAAACAAGTTAAGGGCTTACAGCTGTGGCCAGGAAGTGGGAGGGCTTTGGGTTGATGGAGGTCTGGGGGCT
The Gorilla gorilla gorilla isolate KB3781 chromosome 10, NHGRI_mGorGor1-v2.1_pri, whole genome shotgun sequence genome window above contains:
- the TMEM106C gene encoding transmembrane protein 106C; amino-acid sequence: MGSQHSAAARPSSCRRKQEDDRDGLLAEREQEEAIAQFPYVEFTGRDSITCLTCQGTGYIPTEQVNELVALIPHSDQRLRPQRTKQYVLLSILLCLLASGLVVFFLFPHSVLVDDDGIKVVKVTFNKQDSLVILTIMATLKIRNSNFYTVAVTSLSSQIQYMNTVVGTYVTTNVSLIPPRSEQLVNFTGKAEMGGPFSYVYFFCTVPEILVHNIVIFMRTSVKISYIGLMTQSSLETHHYVDCGGNSTAI